The DNA region TGATCTAAGGAACCTCTGATTTTGTAGCCAGCTAGTCTGAAGGGAGAGAGGTCCTGGGAATCCACATATTTACAGCTAACGCCGAAAGTGAGGACAGTCTTGTGGGGACTGCTCACTCGAAATGTACTGTTAGCTAATCTCATTGCAGTAACTGAACACTGGGGAGTTGCCAGGACAGGATGGATCATGTGGGAACTGAAAGTCCTTCCAGGTGAGTATCAGACCCTGCTTAACTCTGTAGGCTGGCTCTCGGTTTGGGCTCGAGGCCTCTGTCGCAACCATGCTCCGCCAGATCATCGGTCAGGCCAAGAAGCATCCTAGCTTGATCCCCCTCTTCATATTTATTGGAGCAGGAGGGACTGGAGCAGCACTGTATGTCACACGCCTGGCATTGTTCAATCCCGATGTCAGTTGGGACAGAAAGAATAACCCAGAACCCTGGAACAAACTAGGTCCTAATGATCAGTACAAGTTCTACTCTGTGAACGTAGATTACAgcaaactgaagaaagaaggtCCAGACttctaaatgaaatatttcacttaaaGCTGCTTAGAATGAAGGTCTTCCAGAAGCCATCCGCACAATTTTCCACTTAACCAGGAAATATTTCCCCTCTAAATGCACAGAATCATGTTGGTGTGTTGTATTGAGGTTTACACTGATGAATAAATAGtctgaaacttgaaaaaaaaaaaaacaaaactctgtagGCTGGGCTCTGGCCCTCTCCCCATACCTCTAACCACAGGGGACCCATGTCAGTTTCAGCACCTCTTTTCTGCAACCCTGAGTCTCAGAGACCAATCCTGCCCTGAGACTGCAGGGGTTTaaagggcttccttagtggctcagatagaaaagaatccacctgcaatgcaggagacctgggttcaatccctgaggtgggaagatcccttggaggagggcatggcaaccccctccagtattctcacctggagaaccccatggacagaggagactggagggctgcagcccatggagtcgcaaagagtcagacaccactgagtgactaagcacagcccaaaGAGCACCGAGCCAGCTCTCAGGGACTCAACTCCACTGGCTGGGAGTGAGGGGAAGAATGGGATAGAGTTAAAGGCAAAGCCTTCAGCAACACACAGACCTGGCAGACCAGTCATAGCCTCCCTAGAAAGACGACAGTAAGGAAGGATGTGTTACAAGCGATTTCCTACAAAAGGGTGAGCGCGGGTAACCACAGGGTATTGGGCAGTAGCCTGGAATAGCTGTCCCAGACTCAAAGTCCcaaggagagaaaatggaaggaGAGGATTCTGCAGAGACAACACAGCCAGATGAAACTACGTCTCCTTACTTCCCCCTTCTCTGTGGGGCTGTCCTGTATAGCGGTCCCCATCCTTTTTGGcgccagggactggtttcatgaaggacaatTTTTTCAtgaattgggggaggggggatggtttcaggatgattcaagcccattacatttattgtgcacttaatttctattattattacatcagctccacctcagatcatcaggcattagatcccagaggttggggaccccagCTAAAACAGACCTAATcagagccaggagggctgttgCTGCAACTGATGCAGGTCGGCCTCTGGAGTGCAGAAGAGCAGAAAGTGGGTCTGGAGGGAAAGACGGAGATAGTCAGCACTGGGGTTCAGGTCTTCGCTCTGTAactaccagctgtgtgatcttcaaCAAGTTCCATGAGCTTAGTTCcttcaataaaacagaaagtgagggtgaaggtgttagtcgctcagtcgtgtccgactctttgcaaccccacgggttgtagcctgccaggcccctctgtccatgaaattctccaagcaagaatactcgagtgggtagccattcccttctccaggggatctccccgacccagagCTCAAACCTGGGTGTCCAGCATTGCAGAAAGACTCTTTACCTTAGCAAACAAGGATCACAAGGAGATAAGGCCCATGAAGTACTTGATGTGGCACTGTCTTCACAGGAGGAGGGACTCAGAATTTGCCAGACAGCAGTGCTATGATGCCCAGCTCTAACAACCAGGCTTCTGATTTGTTTCTGAGAACCAGTTGCCCCCCTCCCCATATCCCAGGTGGATCGCTGGATCTAGGTGACTTTCACTGTGCCAGCGGCCCTTTGTTATTTGCCTAATCCGGGGCCCTCTAGGAACGCCACCTTGCTGTGTGCTTGTAGGTAACCATGGAAACCTGCTGCCTTCGTCAGGTGACTAAAAGACAGGTTGGTAACAGCCTGATGACgatgagggagagagaggctgagaACAAAGACTTTCAGGATCCAGGTAAACAACACCATGACTTGGGGGTTGAGTATTTTTAATCCCTCTAGAGAGTGAGCACCCAGCTCTTCACTGGGGAACCCCTCTCTCAGGCCACAGTGTACATAAGATAGAGTGTGTCTAAAGTGCAAGGCAGGGCTGGAGGACTCCGTGCCATTCTGCCTGCTGCCTTGCGATGAGCCCTGCCGACCTTGCAGGATCTGCGGGAGCCATTTTGTTTGAAACATTCTCTTCAGCACCACCACCTCTGAGGCTTTGGTTCAGGAAACCAGGAAGCAGAATAGAACCGGTTTATAATTTTAGAGAAAGGAAGTATATTCATCTCCTCAGGCTGCTGTAGTAAAGTAACACAAACCGTGTGGTTTCAGCAACAGCTATTTATTGTCTCACacttctggaagctagaagtatGAGACCAAGGTGCTGGCAGCATCGGTCTCTTCGGAGAGCTGAGAGGAACATTCTGTTCCCTGCTGGTTTCTGGTGCTTTGCTGGTgatctttggcattccttggcttgtaggaACGTCACCCTGATCTGTCCTCATCTTCACATGaccttctttgtgtgtgtgtgtctctgtgtcatgCCATCCCTTTTTTGAAGGATGCCAGTCACGTTGAATTAGGGCCCACCTTGCAAGTGCATAcatagctgctcagtcgtgtccgactctgcgatcctgtggactgtagcccaccaggctcctctgttcatgggattttttcaggcaagaatactggagtgggctgccattttcctcctccagggagggattgaaccagcgtctcctgtaCCTCCTaaactgtaggtggattctttacccactgagccatcaaggaagcccaccTTAATGACCTTAATTAACTAACTCCATCTCCAaggaccctatttccaaataagatcacattctgagatactggagCTTTGGACTTGGAGATATGAATTTTGAGGCGACAACTCAACCAGTAAAAGGGGAGATGGGTGGGGGAAGGCCATCCCATGACCCATGACACCTGTCCTGGTTCTTAAATAACGGCCCTTCTTGAATTTCCTCACTGATAGATTGCCTGTCAACAAGCCCTTGCTGTTCTGGGGTGTGCCTTTTGCCCTACAACTCTTAGCTTTGCCTGTCTACGTGCTCCCTTTCAGTAAATCTAGTTCCATCTCCAGCTCTCACCGCTGAGCAGACATTTCTGTATTCCTATCTGCCCgcgcttcttctgtttgcttggagatggaaatggtgatccactccagtattcttgcctgggaaatcccatgaacagaagagcctggtgggctgcagtctatggggtcgaaaacAGTGGGAggcaactgagagactaacactttctatTTGCCTGAGGGGACTTCCTCAGAGCTGAGCATAGTCCTCTTAGAACAGCCTCACCTCAGGTGGGAGAATGTACAGGTAAACAGAGTTACTGCGCAGCTTGGCAGATCTAAGCGTGTCTACTACAGCCCCCCTTGTATGgatgcaaaatcactgtggatggtgactgcagccacaaattaaaagatgcttgctccttggaagaagagctataacaaacctagtcagtttagttcagttcagtcgtttagtcatgtctaactccatgaccccatggactgcagcacgccaggcttccctgtccatcaccaactcccggagcttgctcaaactcatgtccatcgagtctgtgatgccatccaaccatctcatcctctgtcgtccccttctcctcctgccttcaatctttcccagcatcaggggcaaacctagacagtgtattaaaaagcagagacatcacttttccagcAAAGGTGCAtgtagacaaagctatggtttttccagtagtcatgtagatttgtgagtgttggaccataaagcaggctgagcttttgaactgtggtgccggagaagactcttgagagcccctcggactgcaaggagatccaaccagtccatcctaaaggagatcagtcctgggtgttcattggaaggactgatgttgaagctgaaactccaatactgtggctacctgatgcaaagtgctgactcattggaaatgaccttaatgctgggaaagatggaaagcaaaaggagaggggggtggcagagggtgagatggttagatagcatcaccgactcaatggacatgaatttgagcaaactacagaTAATAGtgcgaggacagaggagcctagtgtgctgcagtccatggggtcacaaaaagtcggacgtgacttagtgacggAACAGCACAACcttgtgttgaccatctggtccCACAAGGCTGGATTATGGCCCATAAAAATTTC from Cervus canadensis isolate Bull #8, Minnesota chromosome 1, ASM1932006v1, whole genome shotgun sequence includes:
- the LOC122450395 gene encoding cytochrome c oxidase subunit NDUFA4, producing the protein MLRQIIGQAKKHPSLIPLFIFIGAGGTGAALYVTRLALFNPDVSWDRKNNPEPWNKLGPNDQYKFYSVNVDYSKLKKEGPDF